The DNA window GCCATGCAGCGCGGGTATGCGTGCCTGCACGAATATGCCGCCATCGCGCAGCATCATGGCGTTGAGAAAATTTTTGCCGTCGGCACCAGCGCCCTGCGTGACGCCGCCAACCGCAACGAATTTGTCGCCGCCGCGTTCGAGAAAACCGGCGTTCGCATTGAGATCATTTCTGGCGAAAAAGAGGCACGGCTCACTTTTGCGGGAACGCTGTCGAATAAGACCAATTTGCCGGGCCCGGTTGCGGTTTTGGATATCGGCGGCGGCAGCACGGAAGTGGTCATTGGCGACCCGAAAGCTTTGCAGCGTGACGGCGAAGCGCCGCTGCAAGCCCGCAGCGCCGACATTGGCTCGGTGCGCCTCACTGAACGTTTTATCCAGAGTGATCCAGTGCCGCCCGAAGAAGTGATGCACCTGCGCCGGCAAGCCGAAACCGTGATGCGCGCCACCTGGCCGCTGGAAAATCTGGCGCCGGTGAAAACTTTGATTGGCACCGCCGGCACGATCACCACCCTTGCGGCGATGGCGCAGGCGATGCGAGACTACGATCCGCAACGCATCGATGGCTACATTTTAACCCCGCAAAAACTCGGCGAGATTATCATCGAGCTGCGGCGCCGAACCGTTGCCGAGCGCTGCCAACTGCCGGGACTATCGGCGGCGCGCGCGGATGTGATTCTCGCCGGCGCGATCATTCTCGAGACCTTTATGGATCTTTATAAATTTTCCAAGCTGATGGTGAGCGATCGCGGTTTGCGCTATGGCGTCTTGGTTGAGCAAACAGCGAAGATTTAAAAAACAAAGGGAAGCATCGCGGGGGTCATGACTGATTTTCAGCCAGCCGCTGTTTCAGTGTTGTAAGAGCACTGTCAATCAATGGTGTTCGGCAAGGTTTTTGACTAATGAATAAAACCTTTTGAAAATGCGGGCATTAAATAGGCATCACACAAACATACGCTTTTTGTACAGGCAACACACTTTGGGATGAATCTGAAACCGCCGGACTTTCAGATTCCGCCCGCAAGTTTACCATCCCGCATTTTGTGCGTTTGATGCTTTATCTCTGCCTCAAAGGAGTTGGGAGCTTGCGAAGTTTGCCCAGCGAGATGCAAAACAATCCACAGAACTTTGCACTGGCGAACCTGATCGCCTGTGGTGTCTCAACCATCCGTGAGGCGTTTGCACGCTATCCCGTGGCGTTGGTGCAGAAACTTTATCAATGGCTGCTTGCAGAAGTCGCCTTGCCCGAGGTGGATGAATTTCGTGAACTCGGTTGCGTGGCAATTTGTGAGCGTTCCCTGTTTCCGATCATGATTCGTGCCTTTGGGGCCGTTTACAAAAAGTCCGCTCACGCCTTGAAGATGCATTTGTGTTTTTCTCTCAATATCCTGCTGCCGGTGTGTTTTCTCATCACCAACGGCAAGCGATTGGCGACGCCTTGCTTTAAAGCCAACTTGAATCGTTTGGCTAAAACTGTGCCGAACATTATTGATTGCACCCCGATTTTCAGAGAAAAATTTCGGAAACTCCAACCATGCCCGGATACCATTTGATCGAACGAAAACACCTTTCCCCGCCGCTGCCACCGGAAAAGGGAATCAAAGCCAACAGCCGACGAATTGGCTTTTTGGATTTCCTGCGGGAATTGGATCAGGATGATTTTCCCTATGACGCGGAGAGCAGCCTGCTGGTGGTGGGATTGGAAGATGTGCTGCTGTATGGCCGGCCGGATATGGAAAAGGTGGCGCATCATATTCACAAAAGAATGCAGTGCGCTGCCGGAAACTTCGAGCGCTACAACTGCGGCTGGGTACAGATCATGTTCCGGCTGCCGTTGATGCGCGGTGATACGCTGCGCGCCATTCATCCGGCCGTCGAGCTGCCGGTCTATCTCATTTTTGGCTCGCCGCCTACGGAAAGCGACAGAAACGGCAATGTTTTTTATTCATGCCGATTCAACCTGAGCAGCGCGTCGTGAAGATAAGTGTTGGCAGTGTCGCCTACAGACACTGAAGGCAGCTTCGGCAATGCTCATCAGCTTCAACTCA is part of the candidate division KSB1 bacterium genome and encodes:
- a CDS encoding Ppx/GppA family phosphatase, giving the protein MAAKILTKTRLASFDLGTNTFLLLIADVAGGRVEPVFEKESIVRLGKGVDAAGNLNAEAMQRGYACLHEYAAIAQHHGVEKIFAVGTSALRDAANRNEFVAAAFEKTGVRIEIISGEKEARLTFAGTLSNKTNLPGPVAVLDIGGGSTEVVIGDPKALQRDGEAPLQARSADIGSVRLTERFIQSDPVPPEEVMHLRRQAETVMRATWPLENLAPVKTLIGTAGTITTLAAMAQAMRDYDPQRIDGYILTPQKLGEIIIELRRRTVAERCQLPGLSAARADVILAGAIILETFMDLYKFSKLMVSDRGLRYGVLVEQTAKI